The following coding sequences lie in one Alicyclobacillus curvatus genomic window:
- a CDS encoding MurR/RpiR family transcriptional regulator yields the protein MQTQTSVLKHLLNSHASLRPAEQRVAEYVELHPEVVSRSTISELAMRTDTSDATISRFCRQLGYSGFQEFKMKLAQSIASDANVEIFDQVEQTDPIWVIKQKIFSSQIQALQETLEIVSDSELARAVDCLATAERIGFYGIGGSSIIATDAYQKFYKLGKPVEVLVDSHMQHVAASLANAQYAGVLVSYSGSSRDLVRAAEIIRTAGGKTISITQSVNSPIAKHSDIVLLTTATETAFRSEAMSARSAQMAIMNILFTAVAMRDAETVLDNINTARRRVSELMF from the coding sequence ATGCAAACTCAAACCAGTGTACTTAAACACTTATTAAACTCCCATGCATCACTGCGTCCGGCGGAACAAAGGGTTGCAGAGTATGTAGAGCTGCACCCTGAAGTTGTGTCACGTAGTACCATCTCGGAATTGGCAATGCGCACAGACACAAGCGACGCAACCATTTCTCGTTTTTGTCGACAATTGGGGTATAGCGGTTTTCAAGAATTCAAAATGAAACTGGCCCAAAGCATCGCTAGCGATGCAAATGTAGAAATTTTTGATCAGGTCGAGCAAACAGATCCAATCTGGGTTATTAAACAAAAAATATTCTCCAGTCAAATTCAAGCCCTCCAAGAGACACTGGAGATCGTGAGTGACTCAGAGCTCGCCCGAGCCGTCGATTGTCTCGCTACAGCCGAACGCATTGGATTTTATGGAATTGGAGGGTCGTCCATTATTGCTACGGACGCCTACCAGAAATTCTATAAATTAGGGAAACCTGTTGAAGTACTGGTCGATTCACATATGCAGCACGTTGCCGCATCCTTAGCCAACGCACAGTACGCAGGGGTGCTCGTTTCGTACTCGGGGAGCTCGAGGGATCTTGTTCGTGCGGCCGAGATCATTCGGACAGCAGGTGGAAAAACGATTTCAATAACACAATCCGTAAATTCCCCCATAGCCAAACATTCCGATATTGTGCTTCTAACGACCGCTACAGAGACGGCCTTTCGTTCGGAAGCGATGTCTGCTCGGAGTGCACAAATGGCGATTATGAACATACTCTTTACAGCGGTCGCAATGAGAGACGCAGAGACAGTTCTCGACAATATTAATACTGCCCGTCGTCGCGTTTCCGAATTAATGTTCTGA